From Candidatus Methylomirabilis lanthanidiphila:
TCGCCTTCTCGGTAGGGATACCCTGCTTGAGGGTCACTCGCTGTCGAACGGTCCCCTTAGTCGCCGGCTCAGGAGTTTCATAGGTAAGCGCCTTGAGAGAGACCTTTCGCCGGACCAGCTTCGATTCCAGTAGCTCCACGACAGCCTTGAGCTTGTAGGCATCGTCGGCGTACAGCAGGAGGCCCTGCTCGTCCCGCGTGACGCGACTGGCGCTCCCCTTGAAATCGAACCGCTGCTGAATCTCTTTCGTGACCTGCTGGACGGCATTGTCGACCTCCTGCAGATCAACTGTCGAACTGATATCGAACGACGCCTCATTAGACACGTGCGATCTCCTTTTGGCTTACGGAACGATAGGCTTCAATGGGGTTATGACCTCCGTCCCGGGCGGTGGTGAGAACTGAAACAGTTCGTCTTTCAGATCGTTGT
This genomic window contains:
- a CDS encoding putative nucleotide-binding protein, which produces MSNEASFDISSTVDLQEVDNAVQQVTKEIQQRFDFKGSASRVTRDEQGLLLYADDAYKLKAVVELLESKLVRRKVSLKALTYETPEPATKGTVRQRVTLKQGIPTEKAKEITKVIRGLGVKVTGQIQGDQIRVSAKSKDDLQAVIQALRAHDFDIDLQFGNYR